A single Hippocampus zosterae strain Florida chromosome 19, ASM2543408v3, whole genome shotgun sequence DNA region contains:
- the ncoa1 gene encoding nuclear receptor coactivator 1, with protein sequence MSAVGESPLDPDTAESRKRKGSPCDTSAQSLEKRRRELESRYIGELAELLSSNMADIASLSAKPDKCHILKSTVDQIQQMKRRELEKAALRSPDDAVQKSDISSSSQGLLEKEALGPMLLEALDGFFFVVNREGRIVFVSENVISYLGYPQEELMMSSVYSILHVGDHNEFVRNLLPKSLVNGSPWPQESAHRSSHTFNCRMLKRPPDEMDSENQEARQQYEIMQCFTVSQPRTAMQEEGDDVQSCLICIACRMPRAQPVSTESFITKQDPTGKIISIETSALRATGRPGWEDLVRKCIYAFFQSQGKEPSHAKKLLHEVMSHGTAISPLYRFALSDGTLLSAQTRCKFCCPPNPDVQPFIMGIHTIDREHNTGSSQENSNPSLQPTLGNLAQAPSPVLAAGSNSKQTSGPAAASSAPSASTGLHPGNSSVSSQRLNPAAGYLPPSRTRPQQGNCPSPLSSPATAAPTSFMSAAVSRAGSPRVPGLHSPAGALNRQNSGGDASNATQVGSKVCLSRQAGTPAGFSSSRPGAEGGVQDSVKAPLPSSTPLAHLRLHHSLDSNGTGSDTSDVHCTSLPHPKPPPGPQCPASHSTLTERHKILHRLLQDSSDSPTPAAITTTSTSTTATATTSSSSSSCATATTCEDVGNRSEVDIKKEPPSSPLVSAALQRSTSREPQDHQLLRFLLDTDEKDLGDLPPPSALSLQTVRVKVEKRGAGEACTAAVGAGLASKTAVPACVSPKSTPIGERRRDSRRDSRRDSRDSALSSGASDTETLVQLPPAPRGQSVAKQGADDTAAAPAAGPQLHSPAPHTPGQLQSPGPPLQSPLSQPRLQSPSPQLHSPSPKLKLQSPTQLQPAGGGMKREPPGTPNRASNDGGPASASNLQNQSVFDFCSPLTPSQVQGKGQGDLFQAPKDSGSPFPEAEIINPFNSSTGPTKLDLADSQFQPLSLSDVLSFDALGTPLQTPLTSPQEQRVPCTLDEVLGPQPTPEARNDEKALLEQLVSFLSGTDESELAELDKALGIDKLVQGGCYDLMPQSFPTQQVTATGLSLDPKLPSYTPQFTPPAQFPAELATVGQQQALGYGAARGTFLGGAPAAVAGLRPGMSRPPQGMGPQPRLPPNQLRLQLQQRLQGPQQLQTRLALNTFPGGGGGGQHTNIAVRLGAPQPQIPSQPPLNAQMLAQRQRELYSIQHRQRQLFQQKVMLMRQNMASAAPMGGTGFAAPAAVVARVPKGANNNNNNNVSAPQQQAQFNFTAGYIPVSGNPPTSPGQFSGPMPGGAPIPGSPLDGKLNSQATLLGGVQAPPFGGGSPMQQFGGAAMAQLDPPFPPEIRPNSPLLSPQNSTSQSPLLQQSPPPGYQSPDMKSWQQASNSLFSPSSQHGGGGAFGQQGVYNNMSITVSMAGGSAGVGSLPSLGQPVGGLNTSGGGGGVGPLCGDQQVQQVQQLQQVQVFADVQCTVNLVGGDSYLSQGSIAAAAQKGSGPPQGPQTSQAQQKSLLQQLLTE encoded by the exons atgagcgcCGTCGGGGAGAGTCCCCTGGACCCTGACACGGCCGAGTCACGCAAGAGGAAAGGCTCACCATGCGACACGTCAGCGCAAAG cCTGGAGAAGCGGCGACGCGAGCTGGAAAGTCGCTACATCGGCGAGCTGGCGGAGTTGCTCTCCTCCAACATGGCCGACATCGCCAGTCTCAGCGCCAAGCCCGACAAGTGCCACATCCTCAAGAGCACCGTGGACCAAATCCAACAGATGAAGCGACGCGAGCTGG AGAAAGCGGCTCTTCGCTCTCCGGATGACGCGGTGCAGAAGAGCGACATCTCCTCCAGCAGCCAGGGCCTGCTGGAGAAAGAAGCCCTGGGACCCATGCTGCTCGAG GCTCTGGATGGCTTCTTCTTCGTGGTGAATCGCGAGGGACGTATCGTCTTTGTCTCAGAGAATGTGATAAGCTACCTGGGCTACCCTCAAGAGGAGCTGATGATGTCCAGCGTCTACAGCATCCTCCACGTGGGAGACCACAACGAGTTTGTCCGCAATCTGCTGCCCAAAAGTCTGG tGAACGGCTCGCCATGGCCTCAGGAGTCCGCCCACAGGAGCAGCCATACCTTCAACTGCCGCATGCTGAAGAGGCCGCCCGACGAGATGGACTCGGAGAACCAGGAGGCCCGGCAGCAGTACGAGATCATGCAGTGCTTCACCGTGTCGCAGCCCCGCACCGCCATGCAGGAGGAGGGCGATG ACGTGCAAAGCTGCTTGATCTGCATCGCCTGCCGAATGCCTCGTGCCCAGCCTGTCAGCACAGAGTCTTTTATCACCAAGCAGGACCCGACAG GGAAGATCATCTCCATCGAGACCAGTGCTCTGCGGGCGACAGGCCGGCCCGGCTGGGAGGACCTGGTCCGGAAGTGCATCTACGCCTTCTTCCAGTCGCAGGGCAAAGAGCCCTCCCATGCCAAAAAGCTGCTGCATGAGG TGATGAGCCACGGCACCGCCATCAGCCCGCTGTACCGCTTCGCCTTGAGCGACGGAACGCTGCTCAGCGCTCAGACCCGCTGCAAGTTCTGCTGCCCCCCAAACCCGGACGTTCAGCCCTTCATTATGGGCATTCACACTATTGACAG GGAACACAACACTGGTAGCTCTCAGGAAAATTCGAACCCCAGCCTTCAGCCAACTCTGGGCAACCTCGCCCAGGCGCCCTCGCCGGTTCTCGCCGCCGGCAGCAACTCAAAGCAAACCTCAggccccgccgccgcctcctccgccccctccgCCTCAACGGGGCTTCACCCGGGCAACAGCAGCGTCTCCTCGCAACGACTGAACCCGGCCGCCGGCTACTTGCCGCCCAGCCGGACGCGTCCCCAGCAGGGCAACTGCCCGTCGCCTCTCAGCAGCCCCGCCACAGCCGCCCCTACCTCGTTTATGTCGGCCGCCGTGTCGCGGGCCGGGAGCCCGAGGGTGCCGGGCCTCCACTCGCCAGCGGGTGCACTGAACAGACAAAACTCTGGCGGCGACGCTAGCAACGCCACCCAGGTCGGGTCAAAAGTATGCTTGTCCAGACAAGCCGGGACCCCCGCCGGTTTCTCCTCTTCCCGGCCTGGAGCGGAGGGAGGGGTACAGGACTCGGTTAAAGCCCCCCTGCCCTCTAGCACGCCGTTGGCTCATCTCAGACTTCATCACTCGCTGGACAGCAACGGGACAGGAAGTGACACGAGTGACGTCCACTGCACCTCGTTGCCTCATCCCAAACCCCCTCCCGGTCCTCAGTGTCCCGCCTCCCACAGCACACTGACGGAACGGCACAAGATCTTACATCGACTGCTCCAGGATAGCAGCGACTCACCCACCCCTGCCGCCATCACGACCACCTCCAccagcaccaccgccaccgccaccacctcctcatcctcatcgtcGTGCGCCACTGCCACCACGTGCGAGGACGTCGGCAACAGAAGCGAGGTGGACATCAAAAAAGAGCCGCCATCCAGTCCCCTGGTGAGCGCGGCGCTGCAGCGCTCGACTTCCAGAGAGCCGCAGGACCATCAGCTGCTGCGCTTTCTGCTCGACACGGACGAGAAG GATTTGGGAGACCTCCCTCCCCCCTCGGCTCTAAGCCTGCAGACGGTACGAGTGAAGGTGGAGAAGCGAGGCGCCGGGGAGGCGTGCACGGCCGCCGTGGGTGCGGGCCTCGCCTCCAAGACGGCCGTCCCGGCTTGCGTCAGCCCCAAATCGACTCCCATTGGGGAGAGACGTCGAGACAGCCGCCGAGACAGCCGGCGAGATAGCCGAGATTCGGcg CTGTCCAGCGGCGCCTCCGACACAGAGACCCTAGTCCAGCTGCCCCCTGCCCCTCGAGGCCAGAGTGTGGCCAAGCAAGGTGCCGACGACACGGCCGCCGCTCCCGCCGCAGGCCCCCAGCTCCACTCTCCGGCCCCCCACACCCCGGGGCAGCTCCAATCCCCTGGGCCTCCGCTGCAGTCTCCGCTGTCACAGCCCCGCTTGCAGTCGCCGTCGCCACAGCTCCACTCGCCGTCGCCCAAGCTCAAGCTACAGTCGCCCACCCAACTGCAGCCCGCCGGCGGCGGCATGAAGAGGGAACCACCTGGCACTCCGAACAGAG CCAGTAATGATGGCGGCCCCGCCTCAGCCTCCAATCTCCAGAATCAGTCGGTCTTCGATTTCTGCAGCCCCTTGACTCCGAGCCAGGTCCAAGGAAAGGGGCAGGGAGACCTCTTCCAGGCCCCCAAAGACAGCGGCAGCCCCTTCCCCGAGGCAGAAATTATCAATCCATTTAATTCAAGCACTG GCCCGACCAAGTTGGACTTGGCTGACTCGCAGTTCCAGCCTCTTTCTCTGTCAGACGTGTTGTCCTTCGATGCCCTGGGAACGCCGTTGCAAACGCCCCTCACCTCGCCCCAAGA GCAGCGCGTACCCTGTACGCTGGATGAAGTCCTGGGTCCGCAGCCCACGCCCGAGGCCCGGAATGATGAGAAGGCTCTGCTCGAGCAGCTGGTCTCCTTCCTCAGCGGCACTGATGAAAGTGAACTGGCCGAGTTAGACAAAGCCCTGGGCATTGATAAGCTGGTGCAG GGTGGCTGCTATGACCTCATGCCCCAAAGCTTCCCAACTCAGCAAGTCACCGCCACCGGACTTTCTCTGGACCCCAAGTTGCCCTCCTACACCCCCCAGTTCACGCCGCCCGCTCAGTTTCCGGCCGAGCTGGCCACCGTGGGGCAGCAGCAGGCGCTGGGCTACGGGGCCGCCCGGGGGACGTTCCTCGGCGGGGCGCCCGCGGCCGTGGCGGGCCTCCGGCCGGGCATGAGCCGTCCTCCGCAAGGGATGGGCCCCCAGCCGAGGCTGCCACCCAACCAGCTCCGGCTGCAACTCCAGCAAAGACTGCAGGGTCCTCAGCAG CTCCAGACCCGTCTGGCACTGAATACGTTcccaggaggtggaggaggaggccagCACACGAACATAGCCGTTCGTCTGGGGGCGCCGCAACCTCAAATTCCTTCACAG CCGCCATTAAACGCTCAGATGCTCGCTCAGCGTCAGAGGGAGCTGTACAGCATCCAGCACCGCCAGCGTCAGCTTTTCCAGCAGAAGGTCATGCTGATGAGACAGAACATGGCCTCCGCCGCCCCCATGGGGGGCACCGGCTTCGCCGCCCCGGCCGCAGTCGTCGCCAGGGTCCCGAAAGGggccaacaataacaacaacaacaacgtttcGGCACCTCAGCAGCAAGCGCAGTTCAACTTCACTGCCGGCTACATCCCGGTTTCGGGGAACCCTCCTACCTCACCCGGTCAATTCAGTGGCCCCATGCCGGGAGGGGCGCCCATCCCCGGGAGCCCCCTGGACGGCAAACTGAATAGCCAGGCAACGTTGCTAGGCGGCGTGCAGGCTCCTCCCTTCGGTGGCGGCTCCCCGATGCAGCAGTTTGGGGGCGCAG CCATGGCCCAGCTGGACCCGCCTTTTCCTCCTGAGATCAGACCCAACAGTCCATTGTTGTCGCCTCAGAACTCCACTTCCCAGAGTCCTCTGCTCCAACAATCTCCACCCCCTGGCTACCAGTCTCCAGATATGAAGAGCTGGCAGCAGGCCAGCAACAG ccTGTTCAGTCCGTCATCGCAGCACGGCGGGGGAGGGGCGTTTGGCCAGCAGGGAGTGTACAACAACATGAGCATCACAGTGTCCATGGCGGGGGGCTCGGCCGGCGTGGGCTCCTTACCTTCCTTGGGGCAGCCTGTCGGCGGCCTGAAcaccagcggcggcggcggcggcgtaggCCCGCTGTGTGGCGACCAGCAG GTGCAGCAGGTTCAGCAGTTGCAGCAGGTGCAAGTGTTTGCCGACGTCCAATGCACCGTCAACCTGGTGGGGGGCGACTCGTATCTGAGTCAGGGCTCCATAGCAGCCGCCGCCCAGAAGGGTTCCGGACCCCCACAGGGCCCCCAGACCAGCCAGGCCCAGCAGAAGAGTCTTCTCCAGCAGCTGCTCACCGAGTGA